A region of Vanessa tameamea isolate UH-Manoa-2023 chromosome 21, ilVanTame1 primary haplotype, whole genome shotgun sequence DNA encodes the following proteins:
- the LOC113404585 gene encoding uncharacterized protein LOC113404585: MTEKQITMEQLEETVQRTDEQLDIMEWKMDNVEKQMAEPIDQDVCIVNLLKSVSEVRSDYQQLRRELVEVQALQRELSTRLRTQLRLVHGKFARLRQRIAAASPPR, translated from the exons ATGACTGAAAAACAAATTACGATGGAGCAACTTGAAGAAACA GTACAACGCACAGACGAACAGTTAGATATTATGGAGTGGAAAATGGACAATGTGGAAAAACAGATGGCAGAGCCAATCGACCAAGATGTCTGCATTGTAAATTTGCTCAAGTCAGTCTCAGAG GTGCGCTCCGATTACCAGCAGCTACGACGCGAGTTGGTCGAAGTGCAGGCGCTGCAAAGAGAACTATCTACACGGCTTCGCACGCAGCTGCGCCTCGTGCACGGGAAGTTCGCACGTCTGCGACAGCGCATTGCCGCTGCTTCGCCTCCACGTTGA